The genomic DNA TGTGAATGTTGGAATTATTGGTTTTTAATTATGTGATATTTTCAAATATCTTggtttaatttgttttaattatctTTGTTTAATTTAGTCTAGTTTATAAATTTAGTCTAGTTTTGTAATTAATTGGGTATATGTATAGGATCTTAGAGTAATGAATTAGTACTATAAATTATTAGGATATCAAGGTATTTACTCCTTTCTAAGTTTATATAATTAATCCCTACAGTAACCAACACAAATTTGATATgccttttattaaataattataaataggtatgtgttggatttttaatatttatagtggctatcaggtagggaaatttgatggataagacatggatTTTGCAAGATAGGGATTCTTTAGCATTTGAAATGGGGGTGGAAAACTTCTTGATATATGCTGAAGAAAATTCTGAAGATCGTAACAAAATTCCTTGCCCTTGTGGACGATGcgccaattttaaaaaattctctaTAAAAACAATCAGGGGCCATATCTATGACAATGGCTTTTATCTAGGTTATGTTCATTGGGTTTGGCACGGGGAGACTGCTTCTACGGGTCCTAAATCTTCAAGTGCTAGTTGTCCACCTGAAGAGCAAGCTCCAGACCCACCTCCTGAGCAAGCCTCTGATGAAGCGTCAGAGCAAGATCAGGAGCATGTCGCTGCTTCAGAAACTGTTGATGTTTGTGAAGCGGCATATAACTCGAGTCAATATGATAATGATTCATATCCGTTTAGGAGGTTCGTAGCCGATGCTGAGCAACCTCTATATGAGGGTAGTGACTGTACTAAGTTAGAGTCGATGTTGAAGTTGCATAACTGGAAATCTAGGTTTGGTATTACCGATAGTGCCTTCACTGACCTCCTTTCTTCTGTTGGGTCTCTACTTCCCAAAGATAATGTGTTACCTAGTAATGCATATGAAGCAAAAAAAACCCTCTCCAATTTAGGTCTAGAGTATATAAAGTTCCATTCATGTCCGAATGACTGTGTACTGTACAGGGGTGTACATGCTGATGCAACCAAGTGTCCTAAGTGTCGACTTTCTCGGTGGAAGTTGACAAAGAAAGGTGAAGAGAGGATTAATCTTCCAGCCAAAGTCATGTGGTATTTTCCAATAATTCCTAGATTTAAACGTATGTTTAAATCTCCTTCCACCGCTAAACTAATGTGTGGCATGCGCAACAGCGGACACAAGATGGTAAAATGCGACATCCAGCCGACTCTCCATCTTGGAAAAATATAGATTATAGGTGGCCATCCTTTGGTAGTGAACTGAGAAACCTTCGCTTGGCTTTATCGGCGGATGGTGTAAACCCGCACAATAATGGCCTATCTAATAGATATAGTTGCTGGCCAGTCATATTGGTGACTTACAATCTTCCTCCCTGGTTATGTATGAAAAGAAAATTTATGATGTTGTCGATATTGGTCCCTGGCCCGCATGAGCCTGGTAATAACATCGACATCTACTTACAACCGATGATTGATGATTTAAAAAATCTTTGGAAGGAAGGGGAACCAAATATGTATTACGCGtataacaaatcatttttcactttaaaagcaGTTTTAATGTGGACGATAAATGACTTCCCTGCTTACGGAAATTTATCTGGCTGCGTTAATAAGGGTTATAAGTGTTGTCCAGTTTGTGGAGATGACACCATAGCTAAATTTTTGACTCATAGTAGGAAAATGTGCTACCAAGGGCATCGTTGATATTTGCCTCTACATCATCCTTATAGAAGGTAGAAGGCTGCTTTTAATGGACAACAAGAGTTTGGGCAGCCGCGTCGAACCCTATCCGGAGAAGAAGTGTTAGCAGAGCAAGAAcaaattaaatttgaatttgggaagaaaatgaagaaggcaaaGAAGGTTGAAAGTCCATGGAAGTAAAAGTCAGTATTTTTCGAGTTAGAATACTGGAAATTTCACCATGTTAGGCACTGTATTGATGTCATGCATGTCGAGAAGAATGTATGTGATAGTCTGATTGGCACATTACTAAATATGCGCCATAAGACAAAGGATAGTGCGGTAGCCCGTCGTGATATGATGGAAATGGGCGTTAGATCTGATTTGGCTCCCCAAGTAGGAGTAAAGAAAACCTATTTGCCTCCTTCTCCCTTTACTTTGTCAAAGACAGAAAAAAGGACTTTCTTGTCATCATTAATGTCGATGAAACTTCCATACGGACATGCATCGAACATAAAAAATTGTGTTTCCATGCCTGATTTGAATATTTACGGGCTGAAATCACATGATTGCCACATTCTTCTCCAACAATTACTCTCGGTTACAATACGCTCCGTTCTTCCGAAGCATGTTAGGGTCATAATTATTAGATTGTGTTTCTTTTTTAATGCTTTGTGCAACAAAGTAGTAGACGTGTCAAAACTGGATAAGCTGCAGTCAGATGTTATACTAACCTTGTGCGATCTAGAAAAGGTTTTCCATGCGTCATTTTTTGATGTAATGGTACATATAGTAGTCCACTTGGTCCAGGAACTACGCTTATGTGGACCAGTATTTTATAGGTGGATGTATGCGTTTGAACGGTTTAATAAAGTACTAAAGAGTTATGTTCGAAACCGTTATTATCCCGAAGGTTGTATGGCAGAGAGTTACCTTGGAGAAGAGTCCGTAGAATTCTGCACCGAGTTTCTTAGTCAGAATTACTCCACTGCCGGTCTTCCAAAGGACCAAGATAATAAGATATCAGGTCCATTATCCGCTGTGATAATAAAATCAGTGGAAGAGAAGGAGCGAGATGAAGCACATCTACATGTCCTTCTAAACAACGCTGAAGTGTTTCCATATATTCTGTGAGTTTATGCAGTTTGTTGTTTTCAATTCCTCATTATCCAGTAATTAGTCTTGTAATGTGTCTTTAATATATCATTCCATATGCATTTTTCAGAATGCATAAGGAATATCTTGAAGAAATTCACCGAGGGAAAAGGAAAAGCTTACATTGGCTCATGAGAGAGCACAATCGGCTCTTTGCTGATTGGTTTCAAAACAAAGTCAGTGTTGTATTAGGTTCTTTGATCTATAGTGTAATGACGACTATTAGCtatttaggatttaaaatttctTATCATATATGTAGGTGAATGATGAACTAAGGGAGAACAACAAAGGTGTTTCAGATACGATAAGATGGCTCGCTGCCAAGCCATCATTTTCAGTACTAACTTATCAAGGTTATCTAGTGAATGGAGTGCGATATTTTACAAAGGAACGAGATGACATACGCGTTGTTCAAAACAGCGGGGTGTCTGTCATTGCTAAAGCGGTCCAGGTTTCTAGTGCCAAGGACTTGAACCCCGTAGAAAGTGATTTGACATTTTACGGTATCATACAAGAGATATGGGAATTAGACTACCATGCATTCAAAGCTCCCTTGTTCCTGTGTAAATGGGCAAGTAATGATAAAGGAATAAGGGTTGATGATCTTGGGTTCACACTTGTGGATTTTAGTCGACAAAAAAAAGATAAATATGTTTCTATTGACCAAGTCAAGCAAGTGTTTTACCTTGAAGATCCCGTTGATGCTACCTGGTCTATTGTTCTGTCCTCCACAACTCGAGACTACCAAGAattgtataatgaagatgacttAGGAGACACGATCATGGAACATCCCCCATTCTACACTAAAATCCTCGCAACTGATGTCACTACTGATGATGTCGCTCATACTGCTAGACCTAATGTTGAGGGAatttggattaaaaatactgCTACTAAAACTCCTGCACCTAATGTCGTTACTGACTGATGATGTAGctttatgtaaaatatatatctaAATGGGAATTTGAATGACTGAATGAACCATATATATTTGCCTTTAATTGTGTTATAATGTGTAAAAtatattgttaattttttttcttttgttttgcatTGTTATAATCATATAAGTAGTTCATCCATAATTACTGATTGATGGCATTgttttttctttaattattttgcATTATTTAATTGTACTTCTATAAAATACTTTAGAGTTATTTCGGATGTGATTAATTACTGATTGCAGTTTAGGTAAATTATTGTTCTTGTATAGTTGTATTCGTACTTGctgattttacaatttattatTTATGCTTGACTGTAATTAATGACGGACTGAAAATATATTGTTCAACTGATGGCTTTATTATTCAATTTAATGCAGACTAAGGGAGCAAAATGGCAAAGAAGCAAAAAGCCAAGAAAGtaattttcgaagaaaatgaCAGGAAGAATAACTCTGAAAAGGTTGATGATGAGATTGTTCCTGATGTCAAAACTTCAGAGACTTGTAATGAAAAGTTGGTTCAAGTCCCTCCACAATATCAAACTCAAAGTAGTGGTGAAGAAACGATGACCACTTCTGAATCTGCAAAAAAAAGGCTAGGAGGTGCGCGTGGTGTTTCAGCTCTTCACAAAGTAGTGGTGAAGAAAGCTCGGGGAAAGAAATTTAAAGTTAGATACAATGATTTTGGAGTTCCCATCGGAAATACCAGGCCTACTTTACAGTCTTGCATAGGAATGCTCGCAAGGACAATGATTCCAATCGACACTGAAAACTGGCCAAAAGTGGATTGTGATCTAAAAGCAAAATTATGGGATGATGTCTAGGTAAATTATATCCCTTgttgacttcttcattttatttaaattgtgACTGTAAATTATGTGGCTAATTTATATTATGTGGCTCTTTAGGACACATTCAAAATTGCCCCAGAAAGTGAGAAGCTTGTGCTACAATCGGCAGGTGAAAAATGGAGGCAGTTTAAAGCTGATTTAACTGCAAAATATGTGATGCCATTTAttggaaaaaagaagaaattgatgaAGCCTCCGAAGAAGTATGCGTTTGTTGGTAAAGAACCTTGGAAGAAATTTGTTGCAGAGAGGACGAGCCCCAAATGGCTGGTATGAATATATTCTACTAATAAAATATACATGATTGCCATTTTACTTGCTAAATGATTAAATAGATTTtggttaaataatatttattaatttttactaATTTATTTTGGTGCAGGAACAACATAAGTTACAGAGCAATAGAGTGGGTAAACGGAAATATCATCACCGCTTGTCAAGGAAGGGGTATATTGGTTTGCGAGAAGAAGAAGTAAGAACCATATCTATTTGGCTTTGCAATTCTAAGTTTTAAGGGAGTTTAAACATTTTCTCTTTTTTAACAGATAAAGAAAGGGAACTTAAAGCCGAAAGAGAAACATGATCGTGCAATTTTTTGGTGGAAGGCTAGGATGCCAAAGAATCCTGATGAGCTTACTGAAGAGCAAGCGGAAATAAATGCGAGAATTGTAAGTGATATTTTTAATACTGCATTCCCTTCAAAGATAATTGCGTCATAAATAATGCACTAATTGTTTGCATTTATTTTACAGGCTGAGTTACTTGAAATGAAGGAGAAGGGTGAATTTGTTCCACATGGAACAGAAGATGTGTTAACTACGGCACTTCAGACTCCTGAGCACGCAGGAAGGGTTCGAGGGGTTGGCGGCTTTGTCACTCCAACAGCATTCTTCAATTTGCCGAAAGCGAAAAAGACTAAAATTACCAAGGCAGAGTTGTTGGATCAGTTGGAAAGAAATCAGCGGGAGATGGCTGAACTTAAGGCCTTGGTTAATGCTTCGAATGGTCACTCTCCTATGTTCTCTGATAAATCAAGTTATCAAGTACCTGTTAATAAAGAGGGAGCTGCTGATAAGCGGAATGTTGGAGTTGCTGTTAAACCGCTGAGTGCCAAACAGTTGTTGGTAAATGATGAAGACTTTGTTGGTTTTGACCCCTCTCCTCCGAGCGGAAAGAAGGTAAAATATTATTAAGATCTACTAGATATATGCCTACAGACTTGGGATTTATGCAATAAAATTAAATTGATCCCTCACTATAATGTAGGGTCCACGGTCATGTGAGCTTGCACTGGATTGCATAGAGAACAAGGTTGCTTTTGGAACAGTTTTTGATGATCACGAAAAGATGAATGTTTCAGTACATGGAGTGCCTCTAAAGCCCGGACATGTTCGTGTGTCGGTTGACGGACATATCCAGCCAGAGGCGTCGGTTCCAGTGCCCATACCTGGTGAAATTGAGGTTGTACGCCAAGCAGTTGGCTCTCACATAGCATGGCCTCGTAAATTGATCATCTACCCAACTGTGGAGGTATGttatataaaaattatgtcaATATACTCTGAATTGATTGTTGCATTCTATAGTAGTTATGTCAATAATAACCGATTATTcttgttttatttaattctgtgtagaaaaagaaaaagaaagtgtTGCAGGGGCAGTCTAAGCGGAAAGATGAGTTGCAGAAACTTCAAGATGATTATAGAAAAATGAAGCTAAACAAGAATGTGCCAAAGCAGTACAAGGTGTTATACAAACATGCTGCAGTCTTCATGAAAGCCACTGAGGAGTCAATACCAATTCTGTGTGATTCGGACGTGTTTGGGACtgagaaaataatttatatattgcATGAAAATGTGAAAGCATTGTTGGAGTTCGATATGATTGGCCAAGCTGCAATATCTGCTTATATGGCGTAAGTTAATTTTTTATCGTTACATATTCAATATTCATGTTTTATACGGATATTATAAGTAATGTAATTCACTCCCTGGTAGGCTCTTGCAAAGACTGATTAAGATTGAGAGGAAGAATGATGATGTGGTCTTATATGGATTTTTCGATCCAGGAGCTACATTTACGTTGAACAAATCTTTTCATTCTTATTTTGTTAATCGGTTGAAAGAGAGTAGTCCATATCGCATGTACTTCATGCCACATAATCATAAGTAAGTATTTTTAATTTAGACATGCTTttacaaattaatatatttaggtagtttttttaaaatttctgacttgtgtttttcttttttcttttttataaacATAGTTGCCACTAGATTTTGGTTGTAATTTGGGATGGCGA from Apium graveolens cultivar Ventura chromosome 5, ASM990537v1, whole genome shotgun sequence includes the following:
- the LOC141660473 gene encoding uncharacterized protein LOC141660473: MDKTWILQDRDSLAFEMGVENFLIYAEENSEDRNKIPCPCGRCANFKKFSIKTIRGHIYDNGFYLGYVHWVWHGETASTGPKSSSASCPPEEQAPDPPPEQASDEASEQDQEHVAASETVDVCEAAYNSSQYDNDSYPFRRFVADAEQPLYEGSDCTKLESMLKLHNWKSRFGITDSAFTDLLSSVGSLLPKDNVLPSNAYEAKKTLSNLGLEYIKFHSCPNDCVLYRGVHADATKCPKCRLSRWKLTKKGEERINLPAKVMWYFPIIPRFKRMFKSPSTAKLMCGMRNSGHKMVKCDIQPTLHLGKI